From Symphalangus syndactylus isolate Jambi chromosome X, NHGRI_mSymSyn1-v2.1_pri, whole genome shotgun sequence, the proteins below share one genomic window:
- the ARMCX4 gene encoding armadillo repeat-containing X-linked protein 4 isoform X1: MSAAGLKITGSKETKRRLLLISIDWSRDLMNLYIYFRVYCQEKQEERKELSRIITGPPPEAAVVAFEWLKTSTLTGLHPQLPLSLPQPECALPYLVRAFSRGDYMGRIQEVGWVTAGLVIWAGTCYYIYKFTKGRAQSVRTLARNGSTVKMETVVGVQSQTLAISEAEIKTKPQAKIGAEIGARSGPGAEVETKATAIAIHRANSQAKAMVGAEPEIQSESKVVAGTLVMTEAVTLTEVKAKAREVAMKEAVTQTDAEAGKIVKKEAVTQTKAKAWAVVAKTEAKREAMTQTKAETHILAEKETEINRVMVTQSETLAVPREVAKMGATNKTGIVDETKTRALEETVSVAKTQSEARPGATVDARGNPNGMSREVAGVDMKSCAQSQAVAKIQGDDMPGTGVEDMGNCKTMSRAESGADARAYAQPQIVAKTQTEAIPGAKVDAGGNTNAMCRVGTGADVRACIQPQTVAKKQAEVTSGARVDGRGNTNVISKAITGADMRAAAQPQAVASTHAEAMSDAKVKNRGNPNAMTKAGARANLRANSQVEALPDARDKSRGNPNVMAKVGDGTDMLSCTQPQLVASVQADTLSDGRIKVKGNVNTMPKEGAGVDMKAQGMAQSQGEALPNTRGKARGKAKAKCKTGAGMDMKTCTQPQAGVKTPAEALLDSRVDSRGNPNATSKAGTKADQRACGQPLVVANPQGEVLPGAKNKVKGNPHAVLKVGAGEGTTDSAQPEAVVSFQGEALLGTKNKVKGNPNVVLKAEVGAGAVGTAQLQIVASSKGEALLDSKNKVKGNSNAVSKAGAGTDTTGSVQPQIVANSQGEVLPGAKNKVRGNPTTVSNSGVGPYTTDSAQPQAVANSQGEVLPGAKNKVKANLNVLSKAEAGMGATGSVQPQAVANSHCETLPGAKNKVRGNWNAVSKAGAGMDIRGSAQPQAVANSQGEVLPGAKNKVKGNPNVVSKAGAREDTMGCAQPQVVANSQRETLPGARNKVKGNSNAISKAEAGAGIMGSVQVQVVASSRGEVLPGAKNKVRGNSNAVPKAEAGADTVGSAQPQAVANSQNETLLGARNKVKGNTNAVPKAGTGAGTRHSAQPQIVAGSQGETLPGARDKAMPSSGAEATAEDEVYAKPETEAMPTSESEGGSGTQACRKTQPNIHDYYWNGIGVEDWIAAERWIKFRFQTMDGDWENSVSWADDENEASIGSWSGASDKAGIIRSWAVACDETSVKSWAGARAENVVGIGTWARAGEQASGGLWAGGQTSEGTWAGDKASGGAWTGAENQASAGSWALTGDQAIGDLWAAGQASDGSWPGGQASGVSWVGQEAIGGSWTGAENQASGGSWAGAGAGNMSSVSYWAGVVDQAGGGSWAGTSDQSGGGSKPRFEDQASGEGSWAGAGGQASGGSMLGPEDQSSGRSWADTADQASGGSRLGHVDQSSGGAWAGTLDQSGGGSKPRFENQTTEEGSWAGTGGQAGGGSKVGPEDQSSGRSWANSGDQISGGFLVGIVDQANGGSWTGAGHPASVGPKPIFEDQASGRGSWADARDQVVGDSRLGLRDQSNGDSWAGTGDQASGWFCVCPGSQTNGGSWGGASGQDVGGSRPGPTNQSSSGSWDSTGSQVSGSCWTGAGAVDQAGGCSKPGFEDQAIGGGFWPGAGDQTGGGSRPGSEDQSSGIGSWGVAGGQVLGGARPGPADQSSGGSWAGTGNQSSGRSWIGPGDQAGDCSKPEFEDQACGGGSWAGVGSQASGESWAGSRPGNEAIGGSRMGSEDQATGGSWARSEDQASGRFQVSFEVEANEGFWFGPGAEAVIGSWCWTEEKADIVSRPDDKDEATTTSRSGAGEEAIICSRIEAENKASSGSWIRSEEVAYMGSCVGAEAGAEAGAEAEAGARAGAEAGAEAGAEAEAEAGAEAGARAGAEAGAGTEAGARAGGEGGAGGEAGAEAEAGAEAGAGTEAGARAGAEARAEAEAEAEAGARAGAEAGAGTGAGPEAGAGTGAGPEAGAGTEAGARAGAEARAGAETEARAGAETEARAGAGAEAEAGAEAEAEAEAEAGARAEAEAGAGAEAGARAEAEAGAGAEAGAGAGAGAGAGAEAGAGVWFWDGDATTVESRLGAGEEAGVESWTLARDLGEDELSRESSPDIEEISLRSLFWAESENSNTFRSKSGKDANFESGAGDNASIKDKFEAAGGVDIGSWFCAGNENASEDKSAPKAKAKKSSESRGTYPSMVPGAGMGSWDGAMIWSETKFAHQSEASFPVEDESRKQTRTGDKTRPWSCRCKHEANMDPRDLEKLICMIEMTEDPSVHEIANNALYNSADYPYSHEVVRNVGGISVIESLLNNPYPSVRQKALNALNNISVAAENHRKVKTYLNQVCEDTVTYPLNSNVQLAGLRLIRHLTITSEYQHMVTNYISEFLRLLTVGSGETKDHVLGMLLNFSKNPSMTKDLLIANAPTSLINIFSKKETKENILNALSLFENINYHFKRRAKAFTQDKFSKNSLYFLFQRPKACAKKLRALAAECNDPEVKERVELLISKL; encoded by the exons ATGTCTGCTGCAGGGCTTAAGATCACTggaagcaaagaaacaaagaggagATTGCTCCTGATCAGTATAGACTG GTCCAGAGATCTCATGAATTTATATATCTACTTTAGGGTGTATTGCCAAGAGAAgcaagaggagaggaaggaactgTCTCGGATCATTACAG GTCCACCTCCGGAGGCAGCTGTAGTGGCCTTTGAGTGGCTGAAGACCAGCACCCTCACAGGCCTACACCCACAACTACCACTCTCTTTACCCCAGCCCGAGTGTGCTCTACCATACCTTGTTCGTGCTTTCAGCAGGGGTGATTACATGGGCCGCATTCAGGAAGTGGGCTGGGTGACTGCAGGACTGGTGATCTGGGCTGGCACCTGCTACTACATTTACAAATTTACCAAGGGAAGAGCCCAGAGTGTGAGGACACTTGCCAGAAATGGATCCACAGTTAAGATGGAGACTGTGGTTGGGGTACAGAGCCAGACCTTGGCCATAAGTGAAGCAGAGATTAAGACTAAACCCCAAGCCAAGATTGGAGCAGAAATTGGAGCAAGAAGTGGGCCTGGGGCTGAAGTAGAGACCAAGGCCACTGCTATAGCCATACACAGAGCCAACTCTCAGGCCAAGGCAATGGTTGGGGCAGAGCCAGAGATTCAATCTGAGTCCAAAGTGGTGGCTGGAACACTGGTCATGACAGAGGCAGTGACTCTGACTGAGGTCAAGGCCAAAGCCAGGGAAGTGGCCATGAAAGAAGCAGTGACCCAAACTGATGCTGAGGCTGGCAAAATAGTTAAGAAAGAAGCAGTGACGCAGACCAAGGCTAAAGCTTGGGCAGTGGTTGCCAAGACAGAGGCCAAGAGAGAAGCAATGACCCAGACCAAAGCTGAAACTCATATATTGgctgaaaaagagacagagattaACAGAGTAATGGTtacacagagtgagaccttggcAGTACCCAGGGAAGTGGCCAAGATGGGGGCCACGAACAAGACTGGAATTGTGGATGAAACCAAGACAAGAGCTCTGGAAGAGACTGTGAGTGTGGCTAAGACTCAGTctgaggccaggcctggtgccACAGTTGATGCTAGGGGAAATCCCAATGGCATGTCCAGGGAGGTGGCTGGAGTGGACATGAAGTCCTGTGCACAGTCTCAGGCTGTGGCCAAGATCCAGGGTGATGACATGCCTGGTACTGGGGTTGAGGACATGGGGAATTGTAAAACCATGTCTAGGGCAGAGTCTGGGGCAGACGCGAGGGCTTATGCTCAGCCTCAAATTGTTGCCAAAACCCAGACCGAGGCCATTCCTGGGGCAAAGGTTGATGCCGGGGGTAACACCAATGCCATGTGTAGGGTGGGGACAGGGGCAGATGTGAGAGCTTGTATACAACCTCAGACTGTGGCCAAGAAACAGGCTGAGGTGACGTCTGGTGCCAGGGTTGATGGTAGGGGAAATACCAATGTCATATCTAAGGCAATAACTGGAGCTGACATGAGAGCTGCTGCTCAGCCTCAAGCTGTTGCCAGTACTCATGCTGAGGCCATGTCTGATGCCAAGGTTAAGAACAGAGGCAATCCCAATGCCATGACTAAAGCAGGGGCCAGGGCAAACTTGAGGGCCAATTCCCAGGTTGAGGCCTTGCCTGATGCCAGGGATAAGAGCAGAGGCAATCCCAATGTTATGGCTAAGGTGGGGGATGGGACAGACATGTTGTCCTGTACACAGCCTCAGCTTGTGGCCAGTGTTCAGGCTGATACCTTGTCTGATGGCAGAATTAAGGTCAAGGGCAATGTCAATACCATGCCTAAGGAAGGAGCTGGGGTAGATATGAAGGCTCAAGGTATGGCCCAGAGCCAGGGTGAAGCCTTACCTAATACTAGAGGTAAGGCTAGGGGCAAAGCCAAAGCCAAGTGTAAGACAGGGGCTGGGATGGACATGAAAACCTGTACACAACCTCAGGCTGGGGTCAAGACCCCAGCTGAGGCCTTGCTTGATTCCAGGGTTGATAGTAGGGGCAATCCTAATGCCACTTCTAAAGCCGGGACTAAGGCAGATCAGAGGGCCTGTGGTCAGCCCCTGGTTGTGGCCAATCCCCAGGGTGAGGTCTTGCCTGGTGCCAAGAATAAAGTCAAGGGCAATCCCCATGCTGTGCTTAAGGTGGGGGCTGGAGAAGGTACAACAGACTCTGCCCAGCCTGAGGCAGTGGTCAGTTTCCAGGGTGAGGCCTTGCTTGGTACCAAGAATAAAGTTAAGGGTAATCCCAATGTTGTGCTTAAGGCAGAAGTTGGGGCAGGTGCAGTGGGCACTGCCCAGCTTCAGATTGTGGCCAGTTCCAAGGGTGAGGCCTTGCTTGATTCTAAGAATAAGGTCAAAGGTAATTCCAATGCTGTGTCTAAGGCAGGGGCTGGGACAGATACAACAGGCTCTGTCCAGCCCCAGATTGTGGCCAATTCCCAGGGTGAGGTCTTGCCTGGTGCCAAGAATAAGGTCAGAggcaatcccactactgtgtCTAATTCAGGGGTTGGGCCATATACAACAGACTCTGCCCAGCCCCAGGCTGTGGCCAATTCTCAGGGTGAGGTCTTGCCTGGTGCCAAAAATAAGGTCAAGGCCAATCTTAATGTTCTGTCTAAGGCAGAAGCTGGGATGGGTGCAACAGGCTCTGTCCAGCCCCAGGCTGTGGCTAATTCCCATTGTGAGACCTTGCCTGGTGCCAAGAATAAGGTCAGGGGAAATTGGAATGCTGTGTCTAAGGCAGGGGCTGGGATGGATATAAGGGGCTCTGCCCAGCCCCAGGCTGTGGCCAATTCCCAGGGTGAAGTCTTGCCTGGTGCCAAGAATAAGGTCAAGGGCAATCCCAATGTTGTGTCTAAGGCAGGGGCCAGAGAAGACACAATgggctgtgcccagcctcaggttGTGGCCAACTCCCAGCGTGAGACCTTGCCTGGTGCCAGGAATAAGGTCAAGGGCAATTCCAATGCTATTTCTAaggcagaggctggggcaggcataATGGGCTCTGTCCAGGTCCAGGTTGTGGCCAGTTCTCGGGGTGAGGTCTTGCCTGGGGCCAAAAATAAGGTCAGGGGCAATTCCAATGCTGTGCCTAaggcagaggctggggcagatacagtgggctctgcccagcccCAAGCTGTTGCTAATTCCCAGAATGAGACCTTGCTTGGTGCCAGGAATAAGGTCAAGGGCAATACCAATGCTGTGCCTAAAGCAGGGACTGGGGCAGGTACAAGGCACTCTGCCCAGCCTCAGATTGTGGCCGGTTCCCAGGGTGAGACCTTGCCTGGGGCAAGGGACAAGGCTATGCCCAGTTCTGGGGCAGAAGCCACAGCAGAAGATGAGGTCTATGCAAAGCCTGAGACTGAGGCCATGCCCACTTCTGAGAGTGAGGGTGGGTCAGGCACTCAAGCCTGCAGAAAGACTCAGCCTAACATCCATGACTACTACTGGAATGGGATTGGTGTTGAAGATTGGATTGCTGCTGAGCGGTGGATCAAATTTAGGTTTCAGACCATGGATGGAGACTGGGAAAATAGCGTGTCCTGGGCTGATGATGAGAATGAAGCCAGTATTGGGTCTTGGAGTGGGGCTAGTGATAAGGCTGGGATTATTCGGTCTTGGGCTGTGGCTTGTGATGAGACCAGTGTTAAGTcctgggctggggccagggctgaGAATGTGGTTGGTATTGGGACTTGGGCTAGAGCTGGGGAGCAGGCCAGTGGAGGGCTCTGGGCTGGGGGTCAGACTAGTGAGGGGACCTGGGCTGGGGACAAGGCCAGTGGAGGAGCCTGGACTGGGGCTGAGAACCAGGCCAGTGCGGGGTCTTGGGCTCTCACTGGGGATCAGGCCATTGGAGACCTTTGGGCTGCGGGTCAGGCCAGTGATGGGTCCTGGCCTGGGGGACAGGCCAGTGGGGTGTCCTGGGTTGGGCAAGAGGCCATTGGAGGGTCCTGGACTGGGGCTGAGAACCAAGCCAGTGGAGGATCTtgggctggagctggggctgggaaTATGAGTAGTGTTTCATACTGGGCTGGGGTTGTGGATCAGGCCGGTGGAGGGTCCTGGGCTGGGACTAGTGATCAATCTGGTGGTGGGTCCAAGCCTAGATTTGAGGATCAAGCCAGTGGAGAAGGGtcctgggctggggctggtggcCAGGCTAGTGGAGGGTCAATGTTGGGGCCTGAGGACCAGTCCAGTGGAAGGTCTTGGGCTGACACTGCAGACCAAGCCAGTGGAGGGTCTAGGCTGGGCCATGTAGATCAGTCCAGTGGTGGGGCCTGGGCTGGGACACTTGATCAGTCTGGTGGTGGGTCCAAGCCTAGATTTGAAAATCAGACCACTGAAGAAGGGTCTTGGGCTGGGactggtggccaggctggtggagGGTCCAAGGTGGGGCCTGAAGACCAGTCCAGTGGAAGGTCATGGGCTAACTCTGGGGACCAAATCAGTGGAGGATTCTTAGTTGGGATTGTGGACCAGGCCAATGGAGGGTCCTGGACTGGGGCTGGGCATCCGGCTAGTGTTGGGCCAAAGCCTATATTTGAGGATCAGGCCAGTGGCAGAGGGTCCTGGGCTGATGCCAGGGACCAGGTTGTTGGAGATTCTAGGCTGGGGCTTAGGGACCAGTCTAATGGAGATTCCTGGGCTGGCACTGGGGACCAGGCCAGTGGATGGTTCTGTGTTTGCCCTGGGAGTCAGACGAATGGAGGGTCTTGGGGTGGGGCTAGTGGCCAGGATGTTGGAGGGTCTAGGCCAGGGCCCACGAACCAGTCCAGTTCTGGGTCCTGGGATAGCACTGGGAGTCAGGTCAGTGGAAGCTGCTggactggggctggggctgtggaTCAGGCTGGTGGTTGTTCCAAACCTGGATTTGAGGATCAGGCCATTGGAGGAGGGTTCTGGCCTGGTGCTGGGGACCAGACTGGTGGAGGCTCCAGGCCAGGGTCTGAGGATCAGTCCAGTGGAATAGGTTCCTGGGGTGTGGCTGGTGGCCAGGTCCTTGGGGGAGCTAGGCCGGGGCCTGCAGACCAGTCCAGTGGTGGGTCCTGGGCTGGCACTGGGAATCAGTCCAGTGGAAGGTCCTGGATTGGGCCTGGGGATCAGGCTGGTGACTGTTCCAAGCCTGAATTTGAGGATCAGGCTTGTGGAGGAGGCTCCTGGGCTGGTGTTGGGAGCCAAGCCAGTGGAGAATCCTGGGCTGGGTCTAGGCCTGGGAATGAGGCCATTGGAGGGTCTAGGATGGGATCTGAGGACCAGGCCACTGGAGGATCCTGGGCTAGATCTGAGGACCAGGCCAGTGGAAGGTTCCAGGTCAGTTTTGAGGTGGAGGCCAACGAAGGATTCTGGTTTGGGCCTGGGGCTGAGGCCGTTATAGGGTCTTGGTGCTGGACAGAGGAAAAAGCTGATATTGTGTCCAGGCCTGATGATAAAGATGAGGCCACTACTACATCCAGAtcaggggctggggaagaggcCATCATTTGTTCTAGGATTGAGGCTGAGAACAAGGCTAGTAGTGGCTCCTGGATTAGATCTGAGGAGGTGGCTTATATGGGCTCCTGTGtaggggctgaggctggggctgaggctggggctgaggctgaggctggggctagggctggggctgaggctggggctgaggctggggctgaggctgaggctgaggctggggctgaggctggggctagggctggggctgaggctggggctgggactgAGGCTGGGGCTAgggctgggggtgagggtggggctgggggtgaggctggggctgaggctgaggctggggctgaggctggggctgggactgAGGCTGGAGCTAGGGCTGGGGCTGAGGCtagggctgaggctgaggctgaggctgaggctggggctagggctggggctgaggctggggctgggactggggctgggcctgaggctggggctgggaccGGGGCTGGgcctgaggctggggctgggactgAGGCTGGGGCTAGGGCTGGGGCTGAGGCTAGGGCTGGGGCTGAGACTGAGGCTAGGGCTGGGGCTGAGACTGAGgctagggctggggctggggctgaggctgaggctggggctgaggctgaggctgaggctgaggctgaggctggggctagggctgaggctgaggctggggctggggctgaggctggggctagggctgaggctgaggctggggctggggctgaggctggggctggggctggggctggggctggggctggggctgaggctggggctggggtttgGTTCTGGGATGGAGATGCAACCACTGTAGAGTCTAGGCTTGGGGCTGGGGAAGAGGCTGGTGTAGAGTCCTGGACCTTGGCTAGGGATTTGGGAGAGGATGAGCTAAGTAGAGAGTCCAGCCCTGATATTGAGGAGATCAGTTTAAGGTCTTTGTTTTGGGCTGAGAGTGAGAACAGTAATACGTTCAGATCTAAGAGTGGGAAAGATGCCAATTTTGAGTCTGGAGCTGGGGATAACGCCAGCATCAAGGATAAGTTTGAGGCTGCTGGTGGAGTTGATATAGGGTCTTGGTTCTGTGCTGGTAATGAAAACGCAAGTGAGGACAAATCTGCACCTAAGGCTAAAGCCAAAAAGTCATCTGAGTCAAGAGGCACATATCCGTCCATGGTCCCTGGGGCAGGAATGGGGTCATGGGATGGAGCCATGATCTGGTCGGAAACTAAGTTTGCACACCAAAGTGAGGCCAGCTTCCCAGTTGAAGATGAGTCCAGAAAGCAAACCAGGACTGGGGATAAAACTCGGCCCTGGTCTTGCCGCTGTAAACATGAAGCTAATATGGATCCACGAGATCTTGAAAAACTCATTTGCATGATTGAGATGACTGAAGATCCTTCTGTTCATGAAATAGCCAATAATGCTTTATATAACAGTGCTGATTATCCTTATTCTCATGAAGTTGTTCGTAATGTAGGTGGAATTTCAGTTATCGAAAGCTTGCTGAATAATCCCTACCCCAGTGTTAGGCAGAAGGCTTTAAATGCACTGAATAATATCTCAGTGGCTGCTGAAAACCATAGGAAGGTTAAAACTTACTTAAACCAAGTATGTGAAGACACCGTCACCTATCCCTTGAATTCAAATGTGCAGTTGGCTGGACTAAGGTTGATAAGGCATCTGACTATTACCAGTGAATATCAGCATATGGTTACAAATTATATTTCAGAATTTCTTCGTTTGTTAACGGTGGGAAGTGGAGAAACTAAAGACCATGTTTTGGGAATgcttttgaatttctctaaaaatcCATCTATGACAAAAGACTTGCTCATTGCCAATGCACCGACATCACTGATTAACATTTTTAGcaagaaagagacaaaggagaATATTCTTAATGCTCTTtcactatttgaaaatataaattaccattttaaaagaAGAGCAAAAGCATTTACCCAGGACAAATTCAGTAAAAATTCCCTTTATTTCCTATTCCAACGACCTAAAGCATGTGCCAAGAAACTTCGAGCCTTAGCAGCAGAATGCAATGACCCTGAGGTGAAAGAGAGAGTTGAGCTATTAATAAGTAAACTCTGA